Proteins from a single region of Enoplosus armatus isolate fEnoArm2 chromosome 6, fEnoArm2.hap1, whole genome shotgun sequence:
- the lrrc56 gene encoding leucine-rich repeat-containing protein 56 → MEVRPGTARVLVTELSGSGNINPIPATKPCEDFETAVELYLAPEKLESLCGTRDLSHVTSLEICVDTQENTLGNFGAYLPKLVQLKMNNSMILSVRDLGTTLSHLQVLWMSRCSLQDLDGISTFSSLKELYVAYNNVLDLSPVGMLENLQLLDLEGNDVDDLVQVQYLGLCGKLQTLTLEGNPVCVRPNPTAIQTADYSYRAAVRELVPQLRYLDDLRVEEDGLSCSSTMGEDWAIFRNSIRDCNSSQAATEDEETADSACPYSRPNSARRPASSRSCVWPLLSAGSRPRTGSRPTSATRPSILSPPGSRPGSADSDLATVEAETSILTHGAGKILFCGNPVQAIRARREKLRTAPTRSTFTPRDLPIHVPEHTYDLEEPDVRERVDVFAELRAWREQHSRRLHAIKTERLPQVLAIQHSDDEDGKDDDDEEGFGGIRNDSSDEEHEEEKHGDSLDTASPDSSFQSLSQDLHHREALSPGVARQSLSPDTTLSPSPPLSATTATGNRKPLGIRARRLQLSQTISERLPDFSRAGRSPGAGATIGDLTLQRVQQLPRTDVPLPAHIPHPPPTSALGEWHRDSCAEMDLSSAQSGSKRLHTPQMSKLLDRPTITRPHTAGAALQKHHQHHRLQPCRGSSHPD, encoded by the exons ATGGAGGTCCGGCCTGGCACAGCGCGGGTCCTAGTGACTGAGCTGAGTGGATCAGGAAACATCAACCCAATTCCTGCCACGAAACCCTGTGAGGACTTTGAAACAGCAGTGGAGCTTTACCTCGCTCCAGAGAAGCTG GAATCGCTGTGTGGAACTCGGGACCTCTCTCACGTGACCTCGCTCGAGATCTGCGtagacacacaggaaaacacactggGTAACTTTG GTGCCTACTTGCCCAAGCTGGTGCAGCTCAAAATGAACAACAGCATGATTTTGTCAGTAAG AGACCTCGGAACCACCCTTTCCCACCTGCAGGTGCTGTGGATGTCTCGCTGCTCCCTACAAGACCTAGATGGCATTTCTACTTTCTCCTCCCTCAAG gagTTGTATGTGGCCTATAACAATGTGTTAGACCTGAGTCCGGTCGGCATGCTGGAGAACCTGCAACTGTTAGATCTGGAAGGGAATGATGTGGATGACCTAGTCCAGGTTCAGTATTTGGGGTTGTGTGGCAAACTCCAGACACTCACCCTGGAGGgaaaccctgtgtgtgtgcgcccaaACCCCACTGCCATCCAG ACGGCAGACTATAGTTATCGGGCTGCAGTGAGGGAGTTGGTCCCTCAGCTGCGTTACCTAGACGATTTAAGGGTGGAGGAGGACgggctgagctgcagcagcaccatgGGAGAAGACTGGGCCATATTCCGAAACTCCATCAGAGACTGCAACTCCTCTCAGGCAGCTACTGAAgacg AGGAAACAGCAGACAGTGCATGTCCTTACAGCAGACCCAACTCAGCCAGGCGCCCTGCCTCCAGCCGCTCCTGTGTCTGGCCCCTCTTGTCAGCAGGCTCCAGACCCCGCACTGGCTCCAGACCCACGTCAGCGACCAGGCCTAGCATTCTCTCCCCGCCTGGATCCAGACCTGGCTCTGCAGACTCAGATCTAGCTACAGTAGAAGCAGAAACCAGCATCCTGACACATG GAGCTGGCAAGATCCTGTTCTGTGGAAACCCAGTCCAGGCTATTCGAGCAAGGCGAGAAAAGTTGAGG ACAGCACCCACCAGGTCTACGTTCACCCCCCGTGACCTGCCCATCCATGTACCGGAACACACATACGACCTTGAGGAGCCTGACGTTAGAGAACGTGTCGATGTTTTTGCTGAGCTTAGAGCTTGGAGGGAGCAGCACAGCAG GCGTCTCCATgccataaagacagaaagattgCCACAGGTCTTGGCTATTCAGCATAGTGATGATGAAGACGggaaagatgatgatgatgaagaaggcTTTGGTGGCATAAGGAATGACAGTAGTGATGAAGAACATGAAGAGGAGAAGCACGGTGACAGCCTAGATACTGCCTCTCCAGATTCTTCTTTCCAGTCTCTTTCCCAAG accTGCATCACAGAGAAGCCTTGTCCCCTGGTGTTGCTCGACAGTCCCTGTCCCCGGACACCACGCTCTCCCCTTCTCCCCCTCTCAGTGCCACAACAGCTACTGGTAATCGCAAGCCGCTAGGGATTCGTGCACGTAGGCTTCAACTCAGCCAGACCATTTCAGAACGTTTGCCTGATTTCAGCAGAGCAGGGCGCTCCCCTGGGGCAGGTGCAACCATAGGGGACCTGACACTCCAGAGGGTCCAGCAGTTGCCCAGGACCGATGTGCCTCTGCCTGCACACATACCCCACCCGCCTCCAACAAGTGCCCTGGGTGAATGGCACAGGGATTCATG TGCAGAGATGGACTTATCCAGCGCACAGTCTGGCAGCAAGCGTCTTCATACTCCTCAGATGTCCAAACTCCTGGACAGACCAACGATTACTCGTCCTCACACAGCCGGAGCCGCTCTACAGAAACATCACCAGCACCACAGACTCCAGCCCTGCAGAGGGAGCTCACACCCAGACTGA
- the LOC139287190 gene encoding GTPase HRas, with amino-acid sequence MTEYKLVVVGAGGVGKSALTIQLIQNHFVDEYDPTIEDSYRKQVVIDGETCLLDILDTAGQEEYSAMRDQYMRTGEGFLCVFAINNTKSFEDIHQYREQIKRVKDSDDVPMVLVGNKCDLPARTVDTRQAQELARSYGIPYIETSAKTRQGVEDAFYTLVREIRQHKLRKLNPPDESGQDCMSCRCVVS; translated from the exons ATGACAGAGTACaagctggtggtggtgggagcTGGAGGCGTGGGCAAGAGTGCACTCACCATCCAGCTCATCCAGAACCACTTTGTGGATGAATATGACCCCACCATAGAG GACTCGTACAGGAAACAGGTTGTGATTGACGGGGAGACCTGCCTGCTGGACATTCTGGACACTGCAGGTCAGGAGGAGTACAGCGCCATGAGGGATCAGTACATGAGGACAGGGGAGGGTTTCCTCTGCGTCTTCGCCATCAACAACACCAAGTCTTTTGAGGACATTCACCAGTACAG AGAACAGATTAAACGTGTAAAGGACTCAGACGATGTTCCCATGGTTCTCGTGGGAAACAAATGTGACCTCCCGGCACGCACAGTGGACACAAGGCAAGCCCAGGAACTTGCCCGCTCCTACGGCATCCCTTACATCGAGACCTCTGCCAAGACACGACAG ggaGTAGAGGACGCCTTCTACACGCTTGTTAGGGAGATCAGACAGCATAAGCTGAGGAAGCTGAACCCACCTGATGAGAGCGGTCAGGACTGTATGAGCTGTCGCTGTGTGGTATCGTGA